In Stigmatopora argus isolate UIUO_Sarg chromosome 10, RoL_Sarg_1.0, whole genome shotgun sequence, the following proteins share a genomic window:
- the ttc12 gene encoding tetratricopeptide repeat protein 12, protein MDSIEDLDVFLKNIDDISNLVKELNSSDVKVQQKALQKADSKIAALNGPCRTKINKTTINTKPASNGAPNEQAGSAENFMRFMEKDAEDRRKRRLAQEKKATVFKDEGNRAYGQGDYETAVKYYSSGLGELRDMQQLYTNRAQAYIKLGRCEDAISDCEWALKCNDKCIKAYVHMGKAYLGLKQYSASRMCFEKMAELDPQMEKMAKEYLCKIELEEKREHEEFNARQDFDKGVQKAKLIPQLLDKLSEPGQMLLYYCGILEILCQVVTDCSGQTLFRLHDGFGIIDGNDTTRSCLLQEANDSCSQDLCALVLNIWTTTCRENEENQKTLLSFPVSKESLVPLVSSQNDTVQKECLELLTLYSLTSHGRCLLVDNLDVCRLMRSLMECISAPRQQRENRALLILQKLAEDKNFIKRDMKGQLGLLNTAGNKWTCRPLPRGDQFLPAFSSELYGTKVSGVKIEHFVSRDNNGDGYVGLFRRMLRTTTTDSVAEPFAGIMSNISKDKRHVVPPLLSVFGSLIADDVIRRDLARHGGTWKALLIATKQCIACSDADILFPLLGLLINLSTLTSPVIQEYAITLCDCCLQLLKEDDVGVVTRAMGVLSAVLSQSSEAVNHVVQRDAVKTVQRLLKRADLASAKYAVKILTSCTAASQFAREELVKSDKKLSVLQRWIGSSRDEVVSGNAALCLAHCLELKGVASDLLGTDIVMLLLRHAAGDAKKTAVQQNSAIALGKLCQSEPRHVSRLRELHGFEILHSCMKLIK, encoded by the exons ATGGACTCAATTGAAGACTTGGACGTTTTCCTGAAAAATATCGACGATATAA gcaatCTTGTGAAAGAATTAAACTCATCCGATGTTAAAGTCCAGCAAAAAGCTCTCCAAAAAGCAGATAGCAAAATTGCTGCTTTGAATGGACCTTGCAGGACTAAAATCAACAAGACCACTATCAACACAAAACCAGCATCCAATGGCGCACCG aACGAACAGGCTGGAAGTGCAG AAAATTTCATGAGGTTTATGGAGAAAGATGCGGAAGACAGAAGGAAAAGGAGGCTTGCTCAGGAGAAAAAGGCCACCG TTTTTAAGGACGAAGGGAATCGGGCCTACGGCCAAGGAGATTATGAGACTGCTGTGAAATATTACAGTAGTGGATTGGGCGAACTACGTGACATGCAGCAGCTGTATACCAACAGAGCACAA GCTTATATCAAACTAGGACGGTGTGAGGACGCCATCAGTGACTGCGAATGGGCGCTAAAG TGTAATGACAAGTGCATAAAGGCTTACGTCCACATGGGCAAGGCATACTTGGGACTCAAGCAATACAGTGCG tccAGGATGTGCTTTGAGAAGATGGCTGAACTTGATCCACAGATGGAGAAAATGGCAAAAG AATATCTTTGCAAGATTGAGCTGGAGGAGAAAAGGGAGCATGAGGAATTCAACGCCAGGCAGGATTTTGACAAGGGGGTGCAGAAGGCCAAGCTCATCCCTCAACTTCTGGACAAACTGTCAGAACCGGGCCAGATGCTTCTCTACTACTGCGGAATATTAGAAATTCTTTGCCAAGTCGTGACCGACT GCAGTGGACAGACGCTTTTCAGATTGCACGACGGCTTCGGGATCATCGACGGCAACGACACAACGAGGAG TTGCCTGTTGCAGGAAGCAAACGATTCGTGCAGCCAGGATTTGTGTGCTCTCGTTCTTAACATTTGGACGACAACATGCAGGGAAAATG AAGAAAACCAGAAAACGCTGTTGTCATTTCCCGTTTCCAAAGAGTCGCTTGTTCCCTTGGTTTCATCCCAAAATGACACAGTGCAGAAGGAGTGCCTGGAATTGTTGACTTTGTACTCTCTTACGTCCCATGGCAGATGTCTTCTGGTGGACAACTTGGACGTTTGCAG GTTAATGAGGAGCCTCATGGAGTGCATCTCGGCGCCAAGGCAGCAACGGGAGAACAGAGCGCTCCTCATTTTGCAGAAGTTGGCAGAAGACAAAAA CTTCATAAAAAGAGACATGAAAGGACAACTGGGGCTCTTGAACACAGCGGGAAATAAGTGGACGTGCCGACCACTACCGCGAGGTGATCAATTTTTGCCCGCTTTTTCCTCAGAGTTATATGGCACAAAGGTCAGCGGGGTCAAAATCGAGCATTTTGTCAGCAGGGACAACAACGGCGACGGCTATGTCGGACT ATTTCGCCGCATGCTAAGGACCACGACGACAGATTCCGTCGCTGAGCCGTTCGCGGGCATAATG AGCAATATCAGCAAGGACAAGCGGCATGTCGTACCTCCACTTTTATCCGTTTTTGGCAGTCTGATCGCAGATGATGTCATCCGTCGCGATCTGGCTCGCCACGGAGGAACTTGGAAGGCCTTGCTAATTGCCACT AAACAATGCATTGCATGCAGTGATGCGGACATCCTTTTTCCTCTCCTTGGCCTCCTCATAAACCTCTCAACTCTCACCTCACCTGTCATACAG GAATACGCCATTACTCTATGTGATTGCTGCCTCCAACTGCTGAAGGAAGACGACGTCGGCGTGGTAACG AGAGCGATGGGTGTGTTGAGCGCCGTCCTTTCGCAGTCCTCCGAGGCCGTTAATCATGTCGTTCAGCGGGATGCGGTGAAGACGGTGCAGCGTCTGCTCAAG CGAGCAGACTTGGCGTCCGCAAAATATGCCGTAAAGATTCTGACCTCGTGCACGGCTGCCAGCCAGTTCGCTCGGGAGGAGCTGGTGAAGTCGGACAAAA AACTATCGGTTCTCCAGCGATGGATTGGCTCGAGCCGTGATGAGGTGGTGTCGGGAAATGCTGCCCTGTGTTTGGCCCACTGCCTTGAATTGAAGGGGGTCGCCAGCGACCTGTTGGGGACGGATATCGTAATGCTGCTGCTCCGCCACGCTGCCGGCGACGCGAAAAAAACTGCTGTGCAGCAGAATTCGGCCATTGCGCTGGGGAAGCTGTGTCAATCAGAGCCAAG GCACGTGAGCAGACTTCGGGAGCTCCACGGCTTTGAGATCCTGCACTCGTGTATGAAGCTCATCAAGTAA